Within Sorghum bicolor cultivar BTx623 chromosome 2, Sorghum_bicolor_NCBIv3, whole genome shotgun sequence, the genomic segment TGACTGGTGTTTTGCCTGATTCAGGGTTACATTACATGTTGGGACTCTGCAAGAAATGGTTTCTTCGCAATATCAGTCTAAATGCTCTTGCTTAATTTTGCAGTTGTTTGTGCACGGTGAGAAGTTCAACCAGCCCATATTTCACTGCAACAACATCTCTGGATTCGTTGAACCAGTGAGTATGATAGAATGCTTGACAGAGAATACATCTGAGATTCGGTCACTAACATCGAATGTTCCAATGCAGGTTGTTCCAGACAATCAGAACAGGGCCCTGTACTCAACTCACACCTTCAAGATCTTGTTCAAGGACGGCGGGTGTGGTACTTTTGTTCCTCTCTTCCTGAACCTGGTTGCATCTGTGCGGCGCTACAACCAATTTGAAGCCCAGTCTGCTGCTAACATGGCACCGCGTGTGGACCCTCTGCAAGCTGCGCAGACTCCTGTTGATGACATGATGCGTCATGCGTAAGTGCTCTCACAATCTAACAACTTTTACTCTTGGCTATCCGCTGTGAACTCATGTTAGTTGATACACGTGCACAGGTACGTTGACCCAAATGATCCTACCAAGATTTTCCTTCAGCAACCTGCGCCAGAATCCCAGCTGAGGAGGAGAAACTACAGCGGCCCAGCTGATGCGAATTAGCGCTTGGTTGGATTGGCAAAACTCATGCTCAATTAACTGTTGTGTCCATTTGAGCATCTCACCTACCCCTGCCGTTTATCACAACTGACTTGCATATTTGGGTGTCCCCGTGTCTAGTGACCTTACATCGTACATAATGTTGTGAGTTCTCTCAATAAGTGATGTACATAAGCAGAGGCGTGTTCAAATATTATTGCTGGAGTGATATAGTTGCTGCTTGGTCTATTGGATGTGGATATTGCTGAGGCAACAACTATTGCTGAATTGCTGGTGCTTCATGTTTCTCTGAATTTATAAGGTCGGcatcagtggcggagccagccAAAGAAATGAGGTAGGGCAAATTGCTATCTACATATAGTGAACTTCACCGATATATCGGTCTAAGTATGTGTACCATATATATGTTGGTTTATCACGTAGCAATTATATTCTAATGTTTATTTCAGCAAACAATGGTGCAGAAGAAGTTGGAACACGGTTACCTTTCATCGACACAAGCAGAATTTTTGTTCCATAGTCTTGACAATTAACCATGTCCATACATTAGatgataaaaaaacataaacaaCCTGTAGATAAAATAAAATTAGTAATGATTAATGAATATGTTTAAAAAATCAGACATAGTAGGAAAACATACCGATCCTAAAACTCTAAGAACATCGAGGCCGCTTTGGAGGTAAACTCATCTTCCGATCTTTCATGGATTGAAATGTCCTCTTAATTTTCTCAGGATTAAGTTCTCTAAAAATCTCCTTCTCAATATAGCACAAAGTCAAGTCCTTAAGCCATTCATCATTCATTCTGTTTCGCAAATCAGTCTTGATTATATTCATAGCTGAGAAAGCTCTTTCAACTGATGTTGTTGCCACCGGAAGAATCAATGCTAGCTCAATAATGCGATAGACCAATGGAAAAGCAAGGTGTGCCTTATTCTCAACCAACTTTGCAGCCAAACTTGTAAAATCATGACAAGCTCTATAATCATCAATTCTTCGCACATGTAAAATGAATGTCTCAAGTTCATCCCTTATATTAGAACAATCAGCAATTGAAAAATCTTGATCATAGATGGTTGTTAGACGAGCAATCTTCTCCAAATCAAACATAGAGAATGAATCTCTTGGATCAAGACAAGAGAAGCAAACAAGTAACTCTGATGATACCTCATTGAAGCGATGATCCATCTCAGTGAGAATAGCATCAAGTGCAGCCAAGAAAGTGTCAACACGATAATGATGTTCTTTACTTATTAAGTCATCATCAAGCCTTGATCGACCCCATCTTGGTCTACGCTCACTGAAATCTGGCAACTTTATCTTTTTGCAACACAAAAGGCTTTAACGTCTTCAAATAATGGAACCCAACCTTCATTTCTCAAGTTTAACAAGCGTGTTTTCACATCCACAAGCAATGACATGGCCTGAATTAtattttgatctttcttttgcaGCAAGAGAGATAACTCATTAGTAATACGAAGCACTTTCAACATCAACTTCATATTCAAAACAAAGGTAAAGCTCTCCATTTTCTTCAATAAACCGGCTGCTCTACCAGGATTGCGTTCATCCCCATGAACCATAGACAATACCCTTGTCATAGAATCCCACATGTTCTCAATACGGAGTAATGTGGTGAAATGAGAACCCCATCTTGTATCACCGGGTCTAACCAAGCTAGTTCTTTGATGCTTTCCTTTTCCAGAAAAAATCTCTCCACTATCCAATTTCTCTAAAATTGTATTACGATGCTCAGCAATCAAGATATCTTTCCTTCGACAAGATGAACTAGCACTAGTCACAATCAAACTCACATAGTTGAAGAAATCAGCAAATGATGAACAAGAAGTTGTAACAGCGACAATTACTAGCTGCAATTGATGAGCAAAGCAATGCACATAGAAAGCATGTTGGTTTTCATCACGAATTTGTTTTTGCAAACCGTTGAATTCACCTCTCATATTAGAAGCCCCATCATACCCTTGCCCTCGAAGTCTAGCAATAGATAAACCATATTCAGCAAGAACATCAAGTAATGccttcttcaatgatatagatgTTGTGTCCTCCACATGTTTAAGGCCAAGAAATCTTTCCACTACCATTCCTTTATCATTGACAAACCTGCAAATCAATAAATACACTTAAATGAGACTGACATGTAGTATGTAATAATTATTATCAAATTAGCAATTAAATATTAACCAACCTAACAATCACAGCCATTTTCTCCGCTATTGAGACATCACGAGATTCATCAATTAGAACTGAAAAAAGTTTATCACCAATCTCCTTTTTTATGGCTTCCTTTATCTCCCTTGCAAAGCTTGCACAAAGGTCCTTCTGAATTTGGTGAGAAAGCATTTGGGCATTCAACAGACATAATTCCTCAAATGCAAGCCGTACCTCCTCGTTCCTTTTTTTGTGCCACTCAATCATTTCTAAGAAATTTCCTCTGTTTAAGGAAGAGGGAGATTCATCGTGACCTCGAAATGGATGAGCTTGTGCAATGAGAAAGCTTGCAACATCTAATGAAGCTGTCACACGTGTttcatatttcttttctgcatcAGCACTATAAGCCTCAATCTTATGTGAGACGCTTGCCCTTCGATTCCTAAAATTTGCACAAGCTGTCCTTGCTCTATTGTGGCAGCTTGTCGGGCCACCAACATGAAGAGGAAAACCATTATATGCATTTTTCCAATTTCTATAACCTTCTTTGCTGAATGCATCATGGCCAAAATGTGTTTCTAAGGGCTTTTGCTTGAATAGAAAGCAATAGAAGCAAAATGCTGCATCCTTAGCCACACTATATTCCAACCAATCATGCTTTGTTAACCAAATCTCTAGAAACACCCTCTTATCATTTTGCTTTTTAGGAAAATTATAGCCAAAAGGTTTGGTTGGGCCCTTCACCAAATAAGCTCTCCTAACATCATCTCTAATGTCTGGATGGAACTGATTAATTGCTACACGAAGGCCTGGATCAGAAACAATATGAACATCTGGGTTGAAAACCTTAATACTTTCGACTTCAACATCCtgttcgacactttgtact encodes:
- the LOC110432315 gene encoding UPF0664 stress-induced protein C29B12.11c; translation: MAENPQLFGNGMPVPFYGEMFVLARDGVEFHVDKIPSAPGGHVKTKGTIYLSNIRMVFVANKPVGNFFAFDMPLLFVHGEKFNQPIFHCNNISGFVEPVVPDNQNRALYSTHTFKILFKDGGCGTFVPLFLNLVASVRRYNQFEAQSAANMAPRVDPLQAAQTPVDDMMRHAYVDPNDPTKIFLQQPAPESQLRRRNYSGPADAN